Genomic DNA from Pseudomonas helmanticensis:
CAAGGCAGTCTCCATGATCTCGATGTCTTCGTTTCACGCCATGCTCGTACCGATCCTCACCGGGATGATCCTGCTGGCCATCGGCTTCAACTTCCGTGACAAGAATGCCGGCGTCTTTGCCATGTGGATCGGCATGCTGACGATCCTCGCCACCGTGATCTACAAGATCCTCGCCAAACTCAACGAATAATCCGCGACGGCTCGCATTGATCGGGTGGGCCTCGTACACTCCAGCGAATCCGCCCCTTGCGAGGTTGACCGCCTAGTGTTCGCTCGTCTTTTTGCTTTGCCCAGTCTGTTCCTTGTCTGCCTGATGACGCTGCTGCCGCTGGCGCCCGCCCACGCGGTCGGCTTGCCGGGCCTGCTCAACACCAGCAAGGCCCAGCCCGAAGCCCAGGAACCCCTCGGCCAGTCCCTCGACGAAGTCATCAAGTCACTGGAAAACGACAAGCAACGCGCACAGTTGCTCACCGATCTGAAGAAGCTGCGCGACGCCACGAAAAAAGCCCAGATCGCACCGGAAGAAGGCGTGCTGGGCCTGATCGGCGGCACCTTGGCCAACTTCGAAAAACAGTTTACCGGTGATGACAGCCCACTGAATCGCTGGGGCAACGAGTTCGACCTGGCCAAGGAAGAACTCAGCGGCATGATGCTGCCGGCCAACGAATGGCTGCCGATCATCTTCGGTTTCGCCATGATCCTGATGGTCTGGAGTCTGCTTGCCGCCGCATTGATCTGGCTCGGCCATCGCGTGCGCATGCGCTTCGGCCTGACCGAAGAACTGCCGCAACACCCCAAGGCCCTCGACATGCTGCGCTTTGCGTTGCGCAAGCTCGGGCCTTGGCTGATCGCCCTGGTGATGACCGTTTACATGTCCTACGCCTTGCCATCTTCGCTGGGCAAAAGCCTGGCGATGGTGCTGGCCTATGCGCTGGTGGTCGGTACCTGCTTCTCGGCAATCTGCGTGATTGCCTTCTCGCTGCTCGACGGCCCGCATCGCCATCGCGCGCTGTACATTCTGCGTCATCAAGCGTTCCGGCCGCTGTGGCTGATCGGCAGCTTCGCAGCATTCGGTGAAGCCCTGAACGACCCGCGCCTGATCGAAAGCCTCGGCGTGCATCTGGCCCACACGGCAGCGACCATCGCCAACATTCTCGCGGCACTCTCGACCGGGCTGTTCATCCTGCGCTTCCGCCGCCCGATCGCGCACCTGATTCGCAACCAGCCATTATCTCGACGCCTGACCCGGCGTGCGCTCAGCGACACCATCGATATCCTCGGAACGTTCTGGTACGTGCCGGCGCTGGTACTGGTCGGCATCTCGCTGTTCGCGACGTTCGTCTCCGCCGGCGACACCAGTACCGCGCTGCGCCAGTCGCTGATCTGCACCGTGTTGCTGGTGTTGTGCATGGTGATCAACGGCCTTGTGCGTCGCCATTCACTGAAACCGCAACGCGGGCCACGGCGCCACGCCCTGTACTCGGAGCGCCTGAAAAACTTCTTCTATACCCTCGCGCATCTGCTGGTGTGGCTGGCGTTCATCGAACTGGGCCTGCGCGTATGGGGCAAATCGCTGATCGGTTTCGCCGAGGGCGACGGCCATGATGTCAGCGTCAAACTGTTCAGCCTGATCGGCACGCTGATTTTCTCCTGGCTGATCTGGATCCTCGCCGACACCGCCGTGCATCACGCCCTCACCCGCTCGCGCAAAGGCCTGGCCAACGCGCGCGCGCAAACGATGATGCCGTTGATCCGCAACGTGCTGTTCGTGGCGATCTTCATCATTGCGCTGATCGTCGCACTGGCGAACATGGGCATGAACGTCACGCCACTGCTCGCCGGTGCTGGCGTGATCGGTCTGGCCATCGGTTTCGGCGCACAATCACTGGTCGCCGACCTGATCACCGGCCTGTTCATCATCATCGAAGACTCGCTGGCCATCGACGATTACGTCGACGTCGGCGGCCACCTCGGCACCGTCGAAGGCCTGACCATCCGCACCGTACGCCTGCGCGACATCGACGGCATCGTCCACACCATTCCGTTCAGCGAAATCAAAAGCATCAAGAACTACTCACGGGAATTCGGCTACGCGATCTTCCGCGTCGCGGTGCCGTACAACATGGAAATCGACGACGCGATCAAACTGATGCGCGATGTCGGCCAGAAGATGCGCACCGACCCGCTGCAACGGCGCAACATCTGGTCGCCACTGGAGATTCAGGGTGTCGAAAGTTTCGAGTCCGGCAGCGCGATATTGCGCGCCCGGTTCAAGACCGCGCCGATCAAGCAATGGGAAGTTTCCCGCGCCTTCAACCTTTCGCTCAAACGCCATCTCGACGAAGCCGGACTCGATCTGGCAACGCCGCGTATGAGCGTGCAAGTGATCACTGCTGGTGGCGGTCAGCCGAAGGAATAGCACTCAGGCGCGCGGTTGCAGTCACAGGCAGGGAAGCCCGACAACAATAATCAAGGAGTAACCGATGCAACTGACGCGCATTGCCCAAGCCGTTCTATTCGGCCTTTTCGCCAGCCACGCCAGCGCGGCCACCCTGGACAGCACCCGCACGCAAATCGCCGAACAAGCGCAAAAGCTTGAGCCCGAACTCCTCGAAACCCGCCGCGATATCCATGCCCACCCGGAACTCGGCAACACGGAAAAACGCACCGCCGAGCTGGTCGCCAAACAACTCAAAGCGATGGGCCTGGACGTCAAGACCGGCGTCGCCCGCACCGGCGTGGTCGCCGTCCTCAAAGGCGCCCTGCCCGGCCCGACCGTGGCCCTGCGCGCCGACATGGACGCGCTGCCGGTCAAGGAAGTTTCCGACCTGCCCTTCGCCTCGAAAGCCAAAAGCACTTATCTCGACAAGGAAGTCGACGTCATGCACGCCTGCGGCCACGATGCGCACACCGCAATCCTGCTGAGCACGGCGAAGATTCTTACGGGCATGCGCGACACCCTGCCCGGCACCGTGGTGTTCTACTTCCAGCCCGCCGAAGAAGGCCCAAGCGACTTCATCCCCGACGGCAAAAATACCTGGGGCGCAAAAATGATGGTCGAGGAAGGCGTGATGAAGTCACCGAAACCCGATGTGGTCTTCGGCCTGCACGTCTGGGCCGGCGTCCCCGCCGGCCAGATCGCCTACCGCCCAGGCGCCACCCTCGCCAGCTCCGACGACCTGCGCATCAAAATCCTCGGCAAACAAACCCACGCCGGCCGCCCATGGGACGGCATCGATCCGATCACCGTCGGCGCGCAAACCATCGTCGGTCTGCAAACTGTAGTCAGCCGCCGCACCGATATCTCCTCGTACCCGTCAGTGGTCAGCATCGGCACCATCAACGGCGGCACACGCTACAACATCATTCCCGAATCCGTGGACATGACCGGCACGATCCGCTCCTACGACTACGGCATCCGCCAGAAACTGCATGCCGACGTACGCCAGACCGTGGAAAAAATCGCCGAAAGTGGCGGTGCAAAAGCAGACGTGACCATCATCGAAAAATATGACCCGACGATTAACAACCCAGCGCTCACCGAAAAAATGCTGCCGACGTTGAAGTGGGCGGCCAAGGACGATGTGGTGAATGCACCGCTGGTGGGCGGCGCAGAAGACTTCTCGTTCTATGCCAAGGAAGTACCGGGATTGTTTGTGTTTCTCGGCGTGACCCCGAGGGACCAGGACATGAGCAAGGCAGCGCCGAATCACAATCCGGGGTTCTTTGTGGATGAGTCGGCGCTGGTGGTCGGGGTGAGGACAATGGCTTCATTGGCGACGGATTATCTGTATGCCAATGCGGAGGCTGGCAAGTAGTGTCGAGATGACTGTGGGGGCGCTTTCGCGAGCAGGCTCGCTCCCACATTTGGACCGTGTGCAGCCGCCAGAAACAGGTCTGCTGTCAGGCCGCCATCGCTGGCAGGTCGCACCGCAACTCCCACAGTTTTACTTGCGAACACCCCATGCGGCAAAGCCGCCCCACTCAACACAATGAGCGCAAGCTCGAGTACCGCTCTTGATCTTGCCGTGCTGGCCCCTTCGGCAGGCTTCGTTCCGGGATTGATCCGGGGGTGGGAGCGCAGCGACCGTTCGACGAAGTCGAACACATCGAGAGGAGGTGCAGCGAAGCAAACCGTAGGCGATGCCCCCCGGATCAATCCCGGAGCGAAGGAACCCCGAGCTTTAGCGAGCGGGCCGAACGCCGGGGCCCAGCGTTTTGGTTACTTTTGGGCGTCTGCAAAAGTGACTCGCTGTAAGAGCGAAACCGCCAGCGGCGACACCCGCAGAAACGGATATTCACACAGAACCCAATAGCCTGGTCGGCCCACAGGCCGCCAAGGTCAAAGCTCAAGCAACATCAACCCCAACGTGAATCGCATCATGCCGCCAAAACTCCAGATCACAATCAATCAACCGCTCATGCTGATCATAATTAACCCGAGCAATCCGTAACCCCGGGCTCCCCACCGACACCCTTAAAGCCGCCGCCGCATCCACAGACAATGACGTAGGCACAATCTCAAAGCGCACCCGCCCATAGTGCAAATCGTAATGCCGCGCATACAACTCGGTAATCGACTGATTCAAATCAAACTCAAGAATCCCCGGAAAAAACTGCGGATTCAAATAGTGCTCCACATACAACACCAGCCGCCCGTCAATGCGCCGCGACCGGCAAATCTGAATCACGCTGGACAGCGCCGGCAACTGCAACCACGCACACACCGCCGCTGACGCCGGCTGCAACCGCGCCGAAATCACCTCGGTCGAAGGCTCACGTCCCTGCGCACTGACCATCGCGTGGAAATGACTGCGCTGCATCAGGTTGTACGCCAGACGCGGTGGCGAAACGAACCAGCCACGGCGCTCCTCGCGATAAATCTGCCCCTGCGCCTCCAGCTGCAACAACGCCTCGCGCACGGTAATCCGCGTCGTACCAAACAACTCACTGAGCTTGCGCTCGGCCGGCAACTTGCTGCCCGCAGCCAACAACCCGTGATCGAGTTGCTCCTGCAGGACTTGGCCAATCGCTGTCACCGCTTTTGTTGCCTCATCGCGCATCAACGTTACCTATCTGGACTAGACCAGCACTGTTTCAGGGCAAAACTGCACGGCCAACGAAGCGTTTCCGTGTGTTGCAAGCCTAGGCAGTGCAGATGACCGAGAGATGACAAACCTACCGAACGGTCGTTCTCATGACTTGCAATACATCGGCCAAGTCCCTTGCCCGCCGGGGCCTGAGCATGGTCTACGCTTATCTGGCAACCGCTGATAACGGGCAAACAAAAGGCCTGCCGCAGGGCCACCGACATCAAAGTGTCATCCAGCCCCCTTAAATTGGCTCAGGTATTGCTGACCTAGACCAACACAAACCGCAATCGCAGCGTTGAACACGACCAAGGAGCTTCGGAATGAAACAGCTTTTCCTGGCAACACTGTTAGGCTCGACCATTGCAATGTGCACCTCCGCCATGGCGGCCGGCACCGATCTGAAAACCCTCGAAGCCGCTGCGAAAGCGGAAGGCGCCGTCAACAGTGTCGGCATGCCCGATGACTGGGCCAACTGGAAAGGCACCTGGGAAGACCTGGCCAAGACCTACGGCCTGAAACACATCGACACCGACATGAGTTCGGCCCAGGAAATCGCCAAGTTCGCCGCCGAGAAAGACAACGCCACCGCCGACATCGGCGACGTCGGTGCCGCCTTCGGCCCGATCGCGGTCAAGCAAGGCGTAGTGCAACCCTACAAGCCAAGCACCTGGGATCAGGTTCCGGACTGGGCCAAGGACAAAGACGGCAACTGGGCACTGGCCTACACCGGCACCATCGCGTTCATCGTCAACAAGAAGCTGCTGCACGGTTCCGAAGTACCGACCAAATGGGCTGACCTCAAGGGTGGCAAATACAAAGTCTCGATCGGTGACGTGAGCACCGCCGCGCAAGCTGCCAACGGCGTACTCGCCGCAGCCCTGGCTAACGGTGGCGACGAGAAAAACATCCAGCCGGCCCTGACCCTGTTCGCCGACATCGCTAAACAAGGTCGTCTGTCGATGGCCAACCCGACCATCGCCACCATGGAAAAAGGCGAGATCGAAGTCGGCGTGGTCTGGGACTTCAACGGCTTGAGCTACAAAGCCAAGATGGCCAACCCGGATGATTACGTGGTGCTGATCCCGTCCGACGGTTCGGTGATTTCCGGCTACACCACGATCATCAACAAGTACGCGAAAAATCCGAACGCCGCCAAGCTGACCCGCGAATACATCTTCAGCGACGCCGGCCAGACCAACCTCGCCCGAGGTAACGCCCGTCCGATCCGCGCCGAGCACCTGCAACTGCCGGAAGACGTGAAGGCCAAGCTGCTGCCGAACGAACAGTACAAGAAAGTCACCCCGATCAAAGACGCCGATGCGTGGGAAAAAACCTCCAAGGCCCTGCCGCAGAAGTGGAACGAAGAAGTCATCGTAGAGATGAAGTAATCCTTCATCTGTAGGAGCTGCCGCAGGCTGCGATCTTTTGATCTTGCCCTTTAAAGCAATATCAAAAGATCGCAGCCTGCGGCAGCTCCTACATTGACCGGTTCAAGTTTGGTTTTCGGAGTCAACGCCCCTATGAAGCACAACGTCATCCTTGTCGTGCTCGACGGCCTCAACTACGAGGTCGCGCGCCACGCCATGGGGCATCTGCAGGCTTATGTTGGCGCAGGACGCGCCGCGCTCTATCAGTTGGAGTGCGAACTGCCGGCCCTGTCCCGACCGCTTTATGAATGCATCCTCACCGGCGTGCCGCCGATCGACAGCGGCATCGTCCACAACAACGTCTCGCGCCTGTCCAATCAGCGCAGCATTTATCACTACGCCCGCGATGCCGGTTTGAAGACCGCTGCGGCGGCGTATCACTGGGTCAGCGAGCTGTACAACCGCTCGCCATTCGTCGCCGCGCGCGACCGTCACACCGACAATCTGTCGCTGCCGATCCAGCACGGACACTTCTACTGGAACGACCACTACCCGGATTCGCACCTGTTCGCCGACGCGGAAAACCTGCGTCTGCGCCACGATCCGGATTTCCTGCTGATCCATCCGATGAACATCGACGATGCCGGGCACAAGCACGGGCTCGATTCGTCGCAGTACCGCAACAGCGCGCGTTCGGCGGACATCATCCTCGCCGACTATTTGCAGAGCTGGCTCGACGCTGGCTATCAGGTACTGGTGACCGCCGACCACGGCATGAACAACGACCGCTCGCACAACGGCCTGTTGCCGGAAGAACGCCAGGTGCCGCTGTTCGTTCTCGGCGACGCGTTCAGCCTCAGCGCTGATGCCGCGCCGAAGCAGACGGAAATCTGCGGCACGGTCTGCGAACTGCTCGGTGTGCCCCACGACAAACCTGTGTGCCGGGAGCTGCTCAAGTGAATGCCATGACTCGCGGAAAATGGCTGGCGGCGTTGTGCCTGGTGCCCTTCGCACTGTTCTTTATCGTCTTCGAAATCGCCCCGCTGGTCTGGGTGATGATCAACAGCCTGCAATCAGAAGAGTTCGGCTGGGGCGTCGAAAACTTCACGAAAATCTTCAGTTCGAAATTCTATTTGCAGGCGATCCAGTACAGCCTGGAGATCAGTTTCTGGTCGAGCGTATTCGGCATCATCATTGCCGTACTCGGTGCGTATTCCCTGCGCCGGGTCGATTCGAAGCTGCGCAACTTCGTCAACGCCTTCGCCAACATGACCAGCAACTTCGCCGGTGTGCCGCTGGCATTCGCCTTCATCATCCTGCTTGGTTTCAACGGCAGCATCACCATCATGTTGAAGCAGTCGGGGATCATTCAGGACTTCAACCTGTATTCGAAAACCGGGCTGATCATCCTCTACACCTACTTCCAGATTCCCCTTGGCGTGTTGCTGCTCTACCCGGCCTTCGACGCCTTGCGTGAGGACTGGCGCGAGTCGGCGGCGCTGCTCGGCGCCAACGGCTGGCAATTCTGGCGGCACATCGGTTTGCCGGTGCTGACCCCGGCGCTGCTCGGCACTTTCGTGATCCTGCTGGCCAACGCCCTCGGCGCCTACGCCACGGTGTATGCACTGACGACGGGAAATTTCAACGTCCTGCCGATTCGCATCGCGGCAATGGTTTCCGGTGATATTTCCCTCGACCCGAATCTGGCCAGCGCCCTGGCCGTGGTGCTGGTGGCGCTGATGACCATCGTCACTGTCGTGCATCAACTGCTGCTGAAGAGGAGCTACCATGTCTCGCGCTGAATCCGGCCCGGCCGGCCTCTACCACCGCGTCGTGGTCTACCTGCTGTTCGCGATCCTCTTGCTGCCGCTGGCGGGCACGCTGGTCTACTCGATCGCCAGCAGTTGGTCGGCGACCATCCTGCCCAGCGGCTTCACCTTCAAGTGGTACATCCAGTTGTGGAGCGATCCACGTTTCCTCCACGCCTTCGGCCAGTCGTTATTGGTGTGCGTGGGCGCGCTGGTGCTGTCGGTGGTGCTGATTCTGCCGCTGCTGTTCGTCGTGCATTACCACTTTCCGAAACTCGATGCGCTGATGAACATCCTGATCCTGCTGCCCTTCGCGGTGCCGCCAGTGGTGTCGTCGGTGGGCCTGCTGCAACTCTACGGTTCCGGGCCGATGGCGATGGTCGGTACGCCGTGGATCCTGATCGGTTGCTACTTCACCGTGGCGCTGCCGTTCATGTACCGGGCGATCACCAACAACCTGCAAGCAATCAACCTGCGCGACCTGATGGACGCCGCGCAACTGCTCGGCGCCAGCACCTTTCAAGCAGCAATTCTGGTGGTACTGCCGAACCTGCGCAAAGGCCTGATGGTCGCGTTGCTGCTGTCGTTCTCGTTCCTGTTCGGTGAGTTCGTGTTTGCCAACATCCTCGTCGGTACGCGCTATGAAACCCTGCAGGTTTACCTGAACAACATGCGCAACAGCAGCGGCCACTTCACCAGTGCGCTGGTCATCTCGTATTTCTTTTTCGTGCTGGTCCTGACCTGGATCGCCAACATCTTGAACAAGGACAAAAGCGAATGAGCTATGTCAGCGTCCAACACCTGCAGAAAAGCTACGCCGGCACCACGGTGTTCAGCGACATCGACTGCGAAATCAACAAGGGCGAATTCGT
This window encodes:
- a CDS encoding mechanosensitive ion channel family protein codes for the protein MFARLFALPSLFLVCLMTLLPLAPAHAVGLPGLLNTSKAQPEAQEPLGQSLDEVIKSLENDKQRAQLLTDLKKLRDATKKAQIAPEEGVLGLIGGTLANFEKQFTGDDSPLNRWGNEFDLAKEELSGMMLPANEWLPIIFGFAMILMVWSLLAAALIWLGHRVRMRFGLTEELPQHPKALDMLRFALRKLGPWLIALVMTVYMSYALPSSLGKSLAMVLAYALVVGTCFSAICVIAFSLLDGPHRHRALYILRHQAFRPLWLIGSFAAFGEALNDPRLIESLGVHLAHTAATIANILAALSTGLFILRFRRPIAHLIRNQPLSRRLTRRALSDTIDILGTFWYVPALVLVGISLFATFVSAGDTSTALRQSLICTVLLVLCMVINGLVRRHSLKPQRGPRRHALYSERLKNFFYTLAHLLVWLAFIELGLRVWGKSLIGFAEGDGHDVSVKLFSLIGTLIFSWLIWILADTAVHHALTRSRKGLANARAQTMMPLIRNVLFVAIFIIALIVALANMGMNVTPLLAGAGVIGLAIGFGAQSLVADLITGLFIIIEDSLAIDDYVDVGGHLGTVEGLTIRTVRLRDIDGIVHTIPFSEIKSIKNYSREFGYAIFRVAVPYNMEIDDAIKLMRDVGQKMRTDPLQRRNIWSPLEIQGVESFESGSAILRARFKTAPIKQWEVSRAFNLSLKRHLDEAGLDLATPRMSVQVITAGGGQPKE
- a CDS encoding amidohydrolase, translating into MQLTRIAQAVLFGLFASHASAATLDSTRTQIAEQAQKLEPELLETRRDIHAHPELGNTEKRTAELVAKQLKAMGLDVKTGVARTGVVAVLKGALPGPTVALRADMDALPVKEVSDLPFASKAKSTYLDKEVDVMHACGHDAHTAILLSTAKILTGMRDTLPGTVVFYFQPAEEGPSDFIPDGKNTWGAKMMVEEGVMKSPKPDVVFGLHVWAGVPAGQIAYRPGATLASSDDLRIKILGKQTHAGRPWDGIDPITVGAQTIVGLQTVVSRRTDISSYPSVVSIGTINGGTRYNIIPESVDMTGTIRSYDYGIRQKLHADVRQTVEKIAESGGAKADVTIIEKYDPTINNPALTEKMLPTLKWAAKDDVVNAPLVGGAEDFSFYAKEVPGLFVFLGVTPRDQDMSKAAPNHNPGFFVDESALVVGVRTMASLATDYLYANAEAGK
- a CDS encoding UTRA domain-containing protein: MRDEATKAVTAIGQVLQEQLDHGLLAAGSKLPAERKLSELFGTTRITVREALLQLEAQGQIYREERRGWFVSPPRLAYNLMQRSHFHAMVSAQGREPSTEVISARLQPASAAVCAWLQLPALSSVIQICRSRRIDGRLVLYVEHYLNPQFFPGILEFDLNQSITELYARHYDLHYGRVRFEIVPTSLSVDAAAALRVSVGSPGLRIARVNYDQHERLIDCDLEFWRHDAIHVGVDVA
- a CDS encoding ABC transporter substrate-binding protein, giving the protein MKQLFLATLLGSTIAMCTSAMAAGTDLKTLEAAAKAEGAVNSVGMPDDWANWKGTWEDLAKTYGLKHIDTDMSSAQEIAKFAAEKDNATADIGDVGAAFGPIAVKQGVVQPYKPSTWDQVPDWAKDKDGNWALAYTGTIAFIVNKKLLHGSEVPTKWADLKGGKYKVSIGDVSTAAQAANGVLAAALANGGDEKNIQPALTLFADIAKQGRLSMANPTIATMEKGEIEVGVVWDFNGLSYKAKMANPDDYVVLIPSDGSVISGYTTIINKYAKNPNAAKLTREYIFSDAGQTNLARGNARPIRAEHLQLPEDVKAKLLPNEQYKKVTPIKDADAWEKTSKALPQKWNEEVIVEMK
- a CDS encoding alkaline phosphatase family protein, coding for MKHNVILVVLDGLNYEVARHAMGHLQAYVGAGRAALYQLECELPALSRPLYECILTGVPPIDSGIVHNNVSRLSNQRSIYHYARDAGLKTAAAAYHWVSELYNRSPFVAARDRHTDNLSLPIQHGHFYWNDHYPDSHLFADAENLRLRHDPDFLLIHPMNIDDAGHKHGLDSSQYRNSARSADIILADYLQSWLDAGYQVLVTADHGMNNDRSHNGLLPEERQVPLFVLGDAFSLSADAAPKQTEICGTVCELLGVPHDKPVCRELLK
- a CDS encoding ABC transporter permease, with the translated sequence MTRGKWLAALCLVPFALFFIVFEIAPLVWVMINSLQSEEFGWGVENFTKIFSSKFYLQAIQYSLEISFWSSVFGIIIAVLGAYSLRRVDSKLRNFVNAFANMTSNFAGVPLAFAFIILLGFNGSITIMLKQSGIIQDFNLYSKTGLIILYTYFQIPLGVLLLYPAFDALREDWRESAALLGANGWQFWRHIGLPVLTPALLGTFVILLANALGAYATVYALTTGNFNVLPIRIAAMVSGDISLDPNLASALAVVLVALMTIVTVVHQLLLKRSYHVSR
- a CDS encoding ABC transporter permease — its product is MSRAESGPAGLYHRVVVYLLFAILLLPLAGTLVYSIASSWSATILPSGFTFKWYIQLWSDPRFLHAFGQSLLVCVGALVLSVVLILPLLFVVHYHFPKLDALMNILILLPFAVPPVVSSVGLLQLYGSGPMAMVGTPWILIGCYFTVALPFMYRAITNNLQAINLRDLMDAAQLLGASTFQAAILVVLPNLRKGLMVALLLSFSFLFGEFVFANILVGTRYETLQVYLNNMRNSSGHFTSALVISYFFFVLVLTWIANILNKDKSE